One genomic window of Salvia miltiorrhiza cultivar Shanhuang (shh) chromosome 4, IMPLAD_Smil_shh, whole genome shotgun sequence includes the following:
- the LOC131022167 gene encoding AT-hook motif nuclear-localized protein 23-like: MAGLDLGSASHFVSQLHRSDLHLQRPPDSDDNESNRNQFSGENTDNSNPALDLASSGDMVGRRPRGRPPGSKNKPKPPVIITRESANTLRAHILEIAGGCDVFDAVATYARKRQRGICILSGTGTVTNVSLRQPAAAGSVVTLHGRFEILSLSGSFLPPPAPPGATSLTIYLAGGQGQVVGGNVVGALIASGPVIIIAASFTNVAYERLPLDEEEGLQMQPPSSQPLGGGGGQFSDPSMGLPFLNLPLNMPNGQLPMDGGGAWAGNSGAGRPQF; encoded by the coding sequence ATGGCTGGTTTGGACCTAGGCTCCGCATCCCACTTCGTGTCTCAGCTCCACCGCTCCGACCTCCACCTCCAGCGGCCCCCCGATTCCGACGACAATGAATCCAACCGCAACCAGTTCTCCGGCGAGAACACCGACAACTCCAACCCCGCCCTCGACCTCGCCTCCTCGGGGGACATGGTGGGCCGCCGCCCCCGCGGCCGCCCCCCGGGCTCCAAGAACAAGCCCAAGCCGCCGGTGATCATCACCCGCGAGAGCGCCAACACCCTCCGCGCCCACATCCTCGAGATCGCCGGCGGCTGCGACGTCTTCGACGCCGTCGCCACCTACGCCCGCAAGCGCCAGCGCGGGATTTGCATCCTCAGCGGCACCGGCACCGTCACCAACGTCAGCCTCCGCCAGCCCGCCGCCGCCGGCAGCGTCGTCACGCTCCACGGCCGCTTCGAGATCCTCTCCCTCTCGGGCTCCTTCCTGCCCCCCCCGGCCCCCCCGGGGGCCACCAGCTTGACCATCTATCTCGCCGGCGGCCAGGGCCAGGTCGTCGGGGGGAATGTTGTCGGGGCTTTAATCGCTTCCGGCCCCGTCATCATCATCGCCGCCTCCTTCACCAACGTCGCCTATGAGCGGCTGCCGCTCGACGAGGAGGAGGGGCTCCAGATGCAGCCCCCGTCGTCGCAGCCGCTAGGCGGCGGAGGGGGTCAGTTTTCCGATCCATCTATGGGGCTGCCCTTCTTGAATTTGCCGCTCAATATGCCTAACGGTCAACTCCCGATGGACGGCGGCGGTGCATGGGCCGGAAACTCCGGCGCCGGCCGCCCGcagttttaa